The following proteins are co-located in the Prinia subflava isolate CZ2003 ecotype Zambia chromosome 16, Cam_Psub_1.2, whole genome shotgun sequence genome:
- the HNRNPA0 gene encoding heterogeneous nuclear ribonucleoprotein A0: MENSQLCKLFIGGLNVQTTEAGLREHFAAYGTLTDCVVVLNPQTKRSRCFGFVTYSAVEEADAAMAASPHAVDGNAVELKRAVSREDSAKPGAHAKVKKLFVGGLKGDVGEGDLVQHFSQFGPVEKAEIIADKQSGKKRGFGFVYFQNHDAADKAAVVKFHPIQGHRVEVKKAVPKEDIQAGGGGGGSSRPSRGGRGGGRGRGGGGSGNRDHNGLSKGGGGYNSYGGYGGGGGGGYGSYGSGSYGGGGGGGGGDYGNGYGGFGSYSQHQSSYGPMKSGGGGGGGGGNWGGRSNSGPYRGGYGGGGYGGGSF; this comes from the coding sequence ATGGAGAACTCGCAGCTGTGCAAGCTGTTCATCGGCGGGCTGAACGTGCAGACCACGGAGGCCGGGCTGCGGGAGCACTTCGCGGCCTACGGCACCCTCACCGACTGCGTGGTCGTGCTCAACCCGCAGACCAAGCGCTCCCGATGCTTCGGCTTCGTCACCTACTCGGCGGTGGAGGAGGCGGACGCCGCCATGGCCGCGTCCCCCCACGCGGTGGACGGGAACGCGGTGGAGCTGAAGCGGGCCGTGTCCCGGGAGGACTCGGCCAAGCCCGGCGCTCACGCGAAGGTGAAGAAGCTCTTCGTGGGCGGCCTCAAAGGGGACGTGGGCGAAGGGGACCTGGTGCAGCACTTCAGCCAGTTCGGCCCCGTGGAGAAGGCCGAGATCATCGCCGACAAACAGAGCGGGAAAAAGCGCGGCTTCGGTTTCGTCTACTTTCAGAACCACGACGCCGCCGATAAGGCGGCCGTGGTCAAGTTCCACCCGATCCAGGGCCACCGAGTGGAGGTCAAGAAGGCCGTGCCCAAGGAGGACATCCAGGCGggcgggggaggcggcggcTCTTCCAGGCCCTCCcggggaggcagaggaggaggaaggggtcggggcggcggcggctccggcaACCGGGATCACAACGGGCTTTCTAAAGGAGGCGGCGGCTACAACAGCTACGGCGGCTACGGCgggggaggaggcggcgggTACGGCTCCTATGGCAGCGGTTCCTAcggaggcggcggcggagggggAGGCGGCGACTACGGCAACGGGTACGGCGGGTTCGGCAGCTACAGCCAGCATCAGTCCTCCTACGGCCCCATGAAGAGCGGcggaggaggtggaggagggggCGGCAACTGGGGGGGCCGCAGTAACAGTGGACCGTACAGAGGAGGCTATGGTGGGGGAGGCTACGGGGGCGGCTCTTTCTGA
- the LOC134559284 gene encoding neuropeptide Y receptor type 6-like, whose protein sequence is MDKAVQHPSEILNQTISNISLSQFLNFDTCQLSSLAEFLLITAYTLVTLVGLVGNLCLIIIIKRRKEAQNVTNILIANLSLSDVLICIMCIPVTVAYTLMDHWIFGEAMCKIGSFIQSLSVTVSIFSLVLIAIERYQLIVNPRGWKPNISHAYWGILFIWGLSLIISTPFLVFHQITDEPFKHLSFHSDFYKNKVACIEAWPSLTERLIFTTSLLVFQYCFPLGFIFICYLRIFVCLRRRRGKIDRMRDNENRLSENKRINMMLVSIVVTFAACWLPLNIFNVVFDWNYEALMSCNHNLAFTICHLVAMISTCINPIFYGFLNRNFQKDLVVLARHCRCSASQEEYENIALSNLQTDASKGSLKLNNPHVDI, encoded by the coding sequence ATGGATAAAGCTGTTCAGCATCCCAGTGAGATCCTGAATCAAACTATCTCTAACATTAGCCTTTCTCAGTTCTTGAACTTTGATACATGCCAGCTTTCCTCCCTTGCAGAATTCTTGCTTATTACAGCTTACACATTGGTTACACTAGTGGGGCTTGTTGGAAATCTTTGcttaattattataataaagagaaggaaagaagctCAAAATGTCACCAACATTTTGATTGCCAACCTCTCTTTATCAGATGTCTTGATCTGTATCATGTGCATCCCTGTCACAGTTGCATATACCTTAATGGACCACTGGATATTTGGGGAAGCAATGTGTAAAATAGGCTCCTTCATACAAAGCCTTTCTGTCACAGTCTCCATTTTCTCACTTGTACTCATTGCTATTGAGAGATATCAGCTAATTGTGAACCCACGTGGCTGGAAACCTAATATTTCACATGCTTATTGGGGAATTCTTTTCATCTGGGGACTTTCCCTCATCATATCCACTCCTTTTTTAGTATTCCACCAAATAACAGATGAACCCTTCAAACATCTGTCTTTCCACAGTGATTTCTACAAGAACAAGGTTGCTTGCATCGAGGCGTGGCCGTCTCTTACAGAGAGACTGATTTTCACCACCAGCCTGCTGGTTTTCCAGTACTGCTTCCCactggggtttatttttatcTGCTATCTCAGGATATTTGTATGCCTTCGAAGGAGGCGTGGTAAAATAGACAGGATGAGAGACAATGAGAACAGGCTGAGTGAAAACAAAAGGATCAATATGATGCTGGTATCAATTGTTGTGACCTTTGCAGCTTGCTGGTTGCCTCTCAATATATTCAATGTGGTTTTTGACTGGAACTACGAGGCATTAATGAGCTGTAATCATAACCTGGCATTTACAATCTGCCACCTTGTGGCTATGATCTCAACGTGTATCAATCCCATCTTTTATGGATTTCTGAACAGGAACTTTCAGAAGGATTTAGTAGTATTAGCTCGCCACTGCAGATGCTCAGCATCACAAGAGGAATATGAAAATATTGCCCTTTCAAATCTGCAAACAGATGCATCCAAGGGGTCTCTGAAATTAAATAATCCCCATGTGGATATCTAA